Proteins from a genomic interval of Neodiprion lecontei isolate iyNeoLeco1 chromosome 2, iyNeoLeco1.1, whole genome shotgun sequence:
- the LOC107217809 gene encoding TATA element modulatory factor isoform X2: protein MSWFDASGIANLAKSALKEAQKTIDKALDIKEEEQKRIETPLRDENTAGDSTDFFAEWGIKTDNGQAEKSNEVTAICKEKSTTSVIWGSFAGSFFENPSSSTDVRTTSTGINSDSVLSSQDSILEDTHLNNTMTSIPSFSYNQNTECQNDSALQHDSSDRMLHSSPLRMDDTAQNSTNSNDRDRAKDLAEKLAKMRQNPVDSSVLPRTNNYESFKGLEALDLGESNDTIIDESFSNSQLIVDLDEDGARADGKEGRRQSLGNSFGMFVNPAEVIEPRNHDNLAQRRRSSDETIPEDSKKISVIRRQELNSANRVTNRTSVVSSESDMKSSDSVEILGSRSSPCTDCTTTPESDLYSFGQSTGSSAVGTKINSDSVEILPDNSSLTTSPGSVEILGEWKSESSPFVSPDDGESITPYDPNLMDPMLGGRHLKSAATLYAESAKEIEERQTLGGTPIIHPLQLPLNSPIAPSLSGACLSNRSSLPAKLSVEPKGDDISPDSVEVIPEIDESEEPSLADDSYTSASESTVLLTVMEGSHNQMADRNKSKALDFVDRNSKMHDSCPDTRQNVSISMLADTQLNLSLDSLKEKHSFRLALTPITTQPIRKPVDSLEFEVLDTLKSSTIELPDPDTFQENIAQLQKNEFIDCHDQQQQQSDTFTTDQSSCEETLIETSSADNATLVCQAEPKIVDTTTLTASSYVKNMLAEAMVEKIEAMDSVQPRAQVEATRDTSPISSESRSDLVKIGSDQTSGHTSGDELETATSSDIEIISSPNGDSSSTQSRQSPAKLQTNKSSDLLTKTLNKARGHSRQLSEISVGSDDTNVEIEKLFKRIQEMTEILEARESKLVDVSRINMELHECNESLRSQLNSIQKRAEENQELSQITDEYTQRLSALERKFQQAIRERDTLRKQMEQLKHEASTRFSSQELSSIGAEKDQVIKELREEGEILSKQQLQHSNIIKKLRSKEKESDSTIKQQREQIEEQSLELERLKRSLYAKEEIERTQIEAVHSLTAKTKRQEKEVLTLQEKLDDALNKLDTYKKSLEAAKTDLTETKQHLAFAEEELKEAIENAGESSQLSAQVRELKTRLRQAEETRVKREDSLRQENNELLKRLESSEERNEALSESVSMATKPLLRQLEQLQSNLSTKNASFLKQEKILSETIAELQRKLDTTVETNRSLREENVATKSKLTNLEAKINTLESEKDKLEKLCREKMLENSQFAEECKIHRKRLESVEESHAKQIKELKREVNSLENKLSMEKAATDAEKRKNHPILEQQQQGLPDDEPRLSPTSSIGRDSIGSLSSVWPSFNESTFESGSGRFGNVYESVRSGANSSTSMFENLQSQLKQRDGEVQQLQWELSRRNMERDALNSELSKLTFKVENLTSRLHEVELLNESLNDTRTKYDALLQMYGEKVEENQELRLDLEDVKEMYKTQIDQLLRREAQ, encoded by the exons ATGAGCTGGTTCGACGCATCGGGAATTGCCAATTTGGCAAAGTCGGCGCTAAAAGAAGCACAGAAAACAATTGACAAAGCGTTGGACATCAAAGAGGAGGAACAAAAGAGAATCGAAACACCATTGAGAGATGAAAATACAGCTGGAGACAGTACTGACTTTTTCGCAGAATGGGGAATAAAAACTGACAATGGGCAAGCAGAAAAATCTAATGAAGTAACAGCCATCTGTAAAGAAAAGTCAACAACTAGCGTAATATGGGGTAGCTTCGCAGGGtcgttttttgaaaatcccaGCTCCAGTACTGATGTGCGGACTACATCTACTGGAATCAATTCGGATTCTGTATTGTCCTCACAAGATAGCATTTTAGAAGACACGCATTTGAATAACACTATGACATCTATACCATCTTTCTCTTATAATCAAAATACAGAATGTCAAAACGATTCTGCGTTGCAACATGACTCTTCGGATAGAATGTTGCATTCGTCACCACTTAGAATGGATGATACTGCTCAGAATTCTACCAATAGTAATGATAGGGATAGGGCCAAGGATCTGGCTGAAAAATTGGCGAAAATGAGGCAGAATCCTGTTGATAGCTCCGTATTACCTCGAACGAATAACTACGAGTCATTCAAGGGACTAGAGGCACTCGACCTGGGAGAATCTAACGATACTATAATTGATGAATCATTTAGCAATAGTCAACTTATCGTGGATTTAGATGAAGATGGAGCACGAGCTGATGGGAAGGAGGGTAGAAGGCAGAGTTTGGGTAATAGCTTTGGAATGTTTGTTAACCCTGCCGAGGTGATCGAACCGAGAAACCATGATAATCTTGCACAAAGACGGCGTAGTAGTGATGAAACTATACCAGAGGATTCGAAGAAGATCTCTGTAATTAGGAGACAAGAATTAAATAGTGCAAACCGTGTCACAAACAGGACATCTGTCGTATCTTCAGAGAGTGATATGAAGAGTTCAGATAGTGTTGAAATCCTAGGGTCAAGATCCAGTCCATGTACTGATTGTACAACAACTCCAGAATCTGATCTTTATTCATTTGGTCAGTCGACTGGATCATCGGCAGTgggtacaaaaataaattcagattCAGTTGAGATATTACCTGACAACAGCAGCTTGACAACATCTCCAGGCTCGGTGGAAATTCTCGGTGAATGGAAGAGCGAGAGCAGTCCCTTTGTTTCGCCGGATGATGGTGAAAGTATTACACCATATGATCCTAATCTGATGGATCCTATGCTAGGAGGACGGCATCTGAAATCAGCAGCAACGCTCTATGCTGAGAGCGCAAAAGAGATTGAAGAACGGCAGACCTTAGGAGGCACGCCAATTATTCACCCACTCCAGTTGCCCTTGAATAGTCCCATAGCACCCAGTTTGTCTGGTGCATGTTTGAGCAATCGGTCCAGCTTGCCAGCAAAACTCAGCGTTGAGCCTAAAGGTGACGACATATCACCGGACAGTGTTGAAGTGATTCCAGAGATAGATGAGTCGGAAGAACCAAGCTTGGCTGATGATTCGTACACCTCCGCGTCTGAGAGCACTGTCCTATTGACTGTGATGGAGGGTAGCCATAATCAAATGGCCGACCGTAACAAATCAAAGGCGTTGGATTTTGTGGACCGAAACTCAAAGATGCACGATTCTTGTCCTGACACAAGGCAGAATGTCTCAATCTCAATGCTGGCTGATACACAGCTAAACCTTAGCCTTGACTCATTGAAAGAAAAGCATAGTTTCCGTCTTGCCCTTACACCGATAACGACACAGCCTATACGAAAGCCTGTTGATTCTCTCGAGTTCGAGGTTCTCGATACATTGAAGTCGTCTACAATAGAACTGCCAGATCCTGATACCTTCCAGGAAAATATAGCTCAACTTCAAAAAAACGAATTCATAGATTGTCATGatcagcaacagcaacaaagTGATACATTCACCACTGATCAGTCCAGTTGTGAGGAAACGCTGATTGAAACCAGCTCAGCAGACAATGCCACGCTAGTCTGCCAAGCTGAGCCCAAAATTGTAGACACTACAACTTTAACTGCCAGTTCTTATGTCAAAAATATGCTAGCTGAAGCAATGGTTGAGAAGATTGAGGCTATGGATTCGGTGCAGCCACGTGCCCAAGTTGAAGCTACTAGAGATACTTCACCAATTTCCTCAGAGAG TCGTTCAGACCTGGTCAAGATTGGATCAGATCAAACTAGTGGTCACACAAGTGGAGACGAATTAGAGACGGCAACCTCGAGCGACATTGAAATAATATCCAG TCCAAATGGTGATTCAAGTTCAACCCAGTCACGTCAGAGTCCAGCCAAGttacaaacaaacaaaagttCTGATCTCCTTACCAAAACGTTGAATAAGGCAAGGGGTCACTCCCGCCAGCTTAGTGAAATAAGTGTTGGTTCAGATGATACAAACGTTGAAATTGAGAAGCTGTTCAAGAGGATACAGGAGATGACTGAAATTTTGGAAGCAAGAGAATCTAAGCTTGTTGATGTAAGCCGTATCAACATGGAACTACACGAATGTAACGAAAGTTTGAGAAG CCAGTTGAATAGTATTCAAAAACGTGCGGAGGAAAACCAAGAGCTCAGCCAAATCACCGATGAATATACTCAACGGCTTTCTGCTTTAGAACGAAAATTCCAGCAAGCAATTAGAGAGCGGGACACATTGAGAAAGCAAATGGAACAGCTGAAACATGAAGCCTCAACAAGGTTTTCATCTCAGGAACTATCATCCATTGGAGCAGAGAAAGACCAAGTTATTAAGGAATTGAGGGAGGAGGGCGAAATATTAAGTAAACAGCAGCTACAACACAGTAATATTATAAAGAAATTGAGATctaaagagaaagagagcgatAGCACTATTAAGCAGCAAAG gGAGCAAATTGAAGAACAATCTCTTGAATTGGAAAGACTTAAACGGTCTCTGTATGCAAAGGAAGAGATTGAACGTACTCAAATAGAAGCAGTGCATTCGCTCACAGCAAAGACAAAAAGACAGGAGAAAGAAGTTCTGACTCTACAAGAAAAACTAGATGATGCTTTGAATAAATTGGATACCTACAAAAAAAGCCTGGAGGCTGCAAAAAC AGATTTAACAGAAACAAAACAGCACTTGGCATTTGCTGAGGAGGAACTAAAAGAAGCTATAGAAAACGCGGGGGAGTCCAGCCAACTTTCGGCGCAAGTTCGTGAACTCAAAACTAGATTGCGACAAGCAGAAGAGACACGTGTGAA GAGGGAAGACTCTTTGAGACAGGAGAACAACGAGCTATTGAAACGTTTGGAATCATctgaagaaagaaacgaagCACTTTCTGAATCTGTTTCAATGGCCACAAAGCCACTGTTGCGCCAATTAGAGCAGCTGCAATCTAATTTATCGACCAAGAATGCCAGTTTTCTGAAACAAGAGAAAATATTGTCAGAGACAATTGCTGAATTGCAAAGAAAGCTTGACACTACAGTTGAAACAAATAGATCGCTTAGAGAAGAAAATGTAGCTACAAAATCTAAACTGACTAATCTAGAGGCAAAAATAAACACCTTAGAATCAGAAAAAGATAAACTAGAAAAACTGTGCCGGGAAAAAATGTTGGAGAATTCACAGTTCGCCGAGGAATGTaaaat aCATCGGAAGAGGCTAGAGTCAGTCGAGGAATCACATGCTAAGCAAATAAAAGAACTAAAGCGTGAAGTCAATTCACTGGAGAATAAATTGTCCATGGAAAAGGCTGCCACAGATGccgagaaaaggaaaaaccaTCCAATTTTGGAACAACAGCAACAAGGGCTCCCTGATGATGAACCAAGGCTCAGTCCAACATCCAGCATTGGAAGAGATTCTATTGGTAGTTTAAGCAGCGTCTGGCCGTCG ttcaATGAGTCAACGTTTGAGAGTGGCTCTGGACGGTTCGGAAATGTTTACGAAAGTGTGCGATCAGGCGCTAATAGCAGCACATccatgtttgaaaatttgcagTCTCAGCTAAAACAAAGAGATG GAGAAGTACAGCAACTTCAATGGGAACTGTCGAGACGAAACATGGAACGTGACGCTCTTAACTCCGAATTGTCAAAATTGACGTTCAAAGTAGAAAACCTGACTAGTAGACTTCACGAAGTTGAATTGTTAAACGAAAGCCTTAACGATACTCGGACCAAATACGATGCTTTGCTGCAAATGTATGGAGAAAAGGTTGAAGAAAATCAAGAGCTTAGGCTAGACTTGGAGGATGTCAAAGAGATGTACAAGACTCAGATTGATCAACTACTTAGAAGAGAAGCACAGTAG
- the LOC107217809 gene encoding TATA element modulatory factor isoform X1 yields the protein MSWFDASGIANLAKSALKEAQKTIDKALDIKEEEQKRIETPLRDENTAGDSTDFFAEWGIKTDNGQAEKSNEVTAICKEKSTTSVIWGSFAGSFFENPSSSTDVRTTSTGINSDSVLSSQDSILEDTHLNNTMTSIPSFSYNQNTECQNDSALQHDSSDRMLHSSPLRMDDTAQNSTNSNDRDRAKDLAEKLAKMRQNPVDSSVLPRTNNYESFKGLEALDLGESNDTIIDESFSNSQLIVDLDEDGARADGKEGRRQSLGNSFGMFVNPAEVIEPRNHDNLAQRRRSSDETIPEDSKKISVIRRQELNSANRVTNRTSVVSSESDMKSSDSVEILGSRSSPCTDCTTTPESDLYSFGQSTGSSAVGTKINSDSVEILPDNSSLTTSPGSVEILGEWKSESSPFVSPDDGESITPYDPNLMDPMLGGRHLKSAATLYAESAKEIEERQTLGGTPIIHPLQLPLNSPIAPSLSGACLSNRSSLPAKLSVEPKGDDISPDSVEVIPEIDESEEPSLADDSYTSASESTVLLTVMEGSHNQMADRNKSKALDFVDRNSKMHDSCPDTRQNVSISMLADTQLNLSLDSLKEKHSFRLALTPITTQPIRKPVDSLEFEVLDTLKSSTIELPDPDTFQENIAQLQKNEFIDCHDQQQQQSDTFTTDQSSCEETLIETSSADNATLVCQAEPKIVDTTTLTASSYVKNMLAEAMVEKIEAMDSVQPRAQVEATRDTSPISSESRSDLVKIGSDQTSGHTSGDELETATSSDIEIISRYSPNGDSSSTQSRQSPAKLQTNKSSDLLTKTLNKARGHSRQLSEISVGSDDTNVEIEKLFKRIQEMTEILEARESKLVDVSRINMELHECNESLRSQLNSIQKRAEENQELSQITDEYTQRLSALERKFQQAIRERDTLRKQMEQLKHEASTRFSSQELSSIGAEKDQVIKELREEGEILSKQQLQHSNIIKKLRSKEKESDSTIKQQREQIEEQSLELERLKRSLYAKEEIERTQIEAVHSLTAKTKRQEKEVLTLQEKLDDALNKLDTYKKSLEAAKTDLTETKQHLAFAEEELKEAIENAGESSQLSAQVRELKTRLRQAEETRVKREDSLRQENNELLKRLESSEERNEALSESVSMATKPLLRQLEQLQSNLSTKNASFLKQEKILSETIAELQRKLDTTVETNRSLREENVATKSKLTNLEAKINTLESEKDKLEKLCREKMLENSQFAEECKIHRKRLESVEESHAKQIKELKREVNSLENKLSMEKAATDAEKRKNHPILEQQQQGLPDDEPRLSPTSSIGRDSIGSLSSVWPSFNESTFESGSGRFGNVYESVRSGANSSTSMFENLQSQLKQRDGEVQQLQWELSRRNMERDALNSELSKLTFKVENLTSRLHEVELLNESLNDTRTKYDALLQMYGEKVEENQELRLDLEDVKEMYKTQIDQLLRREAQ from the exons ATGAGCTGGTTCGACGCATCGGGAATTGCCAATTTGGCAAAGTCGGCGCTAAAAGAAGCACAGAAAACAATTGACAAAGCGTTGGACATCAAAGAGGAGGAACAAAAGAGAATCGAAACACCATTGAGAGATGAAAATACAGCTGGAGACAGTACTGACTTTTTCGCAGAATGGGGAATAAAAACTGACAATGGGCAAGCAGAAAAATCTAATGAAGTAACAGCCATCTGTAAAGAAAAGTCAACAACTAGCGTAATATGGGGTAGCTTCGCAGGGtcgttttttgaaaatcccaGCTCCAGTACTGATGTGCGGACTACATCTACTGGAATCAATTCGGATTCTGTATTGTCCTCACAAGATAGCATTTTAGAAGACACGCATTTGAATAACACTATGACATCTATACCATCTTTCTCTTATAATCAAAATACAGAATGTCAAAACGATTCTGCGTTGCAACATGACTCTTCGGATAGAATGTTGCATTCGTCACCACTTAGAATGGATGATACTGCTCAGAATTCTACCAATAGTAATGATAGGGATAGGGCCAAGGATCTGGCTGAAAAATTGGCGAAAATGAGGCAGAATCCTGTTGATAGCTCCGTATTACCTCGAACGAATAACTACGAGTCATTCAAGGGACTAGAGGCACTCGACCTGGGAGAATCTAACGATACTATAATTGATGAATCATTTAGCAATAGTCAACTTATCGTGGATTTAGATGAAGATGGAGCACGAGCTGATGGGAAGGAGGGTAGAAGGCAGAGTTTGGGTAATAGCTTTGGAATGTTTGTTAACCCTGCCGAGGTGATCGAACCGAGAAACCATGATAATCTTGCACAAAGACGGCGTAGTAGTGATGAAACTATACCAGAGGATTCGAAGAAGATCTCTGTAATTAGGAGACAAGAATTAAATAGTGCAAACCGTGTCACAAACAGGACATCTGTCGTATCTTCAGAGAGTGATATGAAGAGTTCAGATAGTGTTGAAATCCTAGGGTCAAGATCCAGTCCATGTACTGATTGTACAACAACTCCAGAATCTGATCTTTATTCATTTGGTCAGTCGACTGGATCATCGGCAGTgggtacaaaaataaattcagattCAGTTGAGATATTACCTGACAACAGCAGCTTGACAACATCTCCAGGCTCGGTGGAAATTCTCGGTGAATGGAAGAGCGAGAGCAGTCCCTTTGTTTCGCCGGATGATGGTGAAAGTATTACACCATATGATCCTAATCTGATGGATCCTATGCTAGGAGGACGGCATCTGAAATCAGCAGCAACGCTCTATGCTGAGAGCGCAAAAGAGATTGAAGAACGGCAGACCTTAGGAGGCACGCCAATTATTCACCCACTCCAGTTGCCCTTGAATAGTCCCATAGCACCCAGTTTGTCTGGTGCATGTTTGAGCAATCGGTCCAGCTTGCCAGCAAAACTCAGCGTTGAGCCTAAAGGTGACGACATATCACCGGACAGTGTTGAAGTGATTCCAGAGATAGATGAGTCGGAAGAACCAAGCTTGGCTGATGATTCGTACACCTCCGCGTCTGAGAGCACTGTCCTATTGACTGTGATGGAGGGTAGCCATAATCAAATGGCCGACCGTAACAAATCAAAGGCGTTGGATTTTGTGGACCGAAACTCAAAGATGCACGATTCTTGTCCTGACACAAGGCAGAATGTCTCAATCTCAATGCTGGCTGATACACAGCTAAACCTTAGCCTTGACTCATTGAAAGAAAAGCATAGTTTCCGTCTTGCCCTTACACCGATAACGACACAGCCTATACGAAAGCCTGTTGATTCTCTCGAGTTCGAGGTTCTCGATACATTGAAGTCGTCTACAATAGAACTGCCAGATCCTGATACCTTCCAGGAAAATATAGCTCAACTTCAAAAAAACGAATTCATAGATTGTCATGatcagcaacagcaacaaagTGATACATTCACCACTGATCAGTCCAGTTGTGAGGAAACGCTGATTGAAACCAGCTCAGCAGACAATGCCACGCTAGTCTGCCAAGCTGAGCCCAAAATTGTAGACACTACAACTTTAACTGCCAGTTCTTATGTCAAAAATATGCTAGCTGAAGCAATGGTTGAGAAGATTGAGGCTATGGATTCGGTGCAGCCACGTGCCCAAGTTGAAGCTACTAGAGATACTTCACCAATTTCCTCAGAGAG TCGTTCAGACCTGGTCAAGATTGGATCAGATCAAACTAGTGGTCACACAAGTGGAGACGAATTAGAGACGGCAACCTCGAGCGACATTGAAATAATATCCAGGTACAG TCCAAATGGTGATTCAAGTTCAACCCAGTCACGTCAGAGTCCAGCCAAGttacaaacaaacaaaagttCTGATCTCCTTACCAAAACGTTGAATAAGGCAAGGGGTCACTCCCGCCAGCTTAGTGAAATAAGTGTTGGTTCAGATGATACAAACGTTGAAATTGAGAAGCTGTTCAAGAGGATACAGGAGATGACTGAAATTTTGGAAGCAAGAGAATCTAAGCTTGTTGATGTAAGCCGTATCAACATGGAACTACACGAATGTAACGAAAGTTTGAGAAG CCAGTTGAATAGTATTCAAAAACGTGCGGAGGAAAACCAAGAGCTCAGCCAAATCACCGATGAATATACTCAACGGCTTTCTGCTTTAGAACGAAAATTCCAGCAAGCAATTAGAGAGCGGGACACATTGAGAAAGCAAATGGAACAGCTGAAACATGAAGCCTCAACAAGGTTTTCATCTCAGGAACTATCATCCATTGGAGCAGAGAAAGACCAAGTTATTAAGGAATTGAGGGAGGAGGGCGAAATATTAAGTAAACAGCAGCTACAACACAGTAATATTATAAAGAAATTGAGATctaaagagaaagagagcgatAGCACTATTAAGCAGCAAAG gGAGCAAATTGAAGAACAATCTCTTGAATTGGAAAGACTTAAACGGTCTCTGTATGCAAAGGAAGAGATTGAACGTACTCAAATAGAAGCAGTGCATTCGCTCACAGCAAAGACAAAAAGACAGGAGAAAGAAGTTCTGACTCTACAAGAAAAACTAGATGATGCTTTGAATAAATTGGATACCTACAAAAAAAGCCTGGAGGCTGCAAAAAC AGATTTAACAGAAACAAAACAGCACTTGGCATTTGCTGAGGAGGAACTAAAAGAAGCTATAGAAAACGCGGGGGAGTCCAGCCAACTTTCGGCGCAAGTTCGTGAACTCAAAACTAGATTGCGACAAGCAGAAGAGACACGTGTGAA GAGGGAAGACTCTTTGAGACAGGAGAACAACGAGCTATTGAAACGTTTGGAATCATctgaagaaagaaacgaagCACTTTCTGAATCTGTTTCAATGGCCACAAAGCCACTGTTGCGCCAATTAGAGCAGCTGCAATCTAATTTATCGACCAAGAATGCCAGTTTTCTGAAACAAGAGAAAATATTGTCAGAGACAATTGCTGAATTGCAAAGAAAGCTTGACACTACAGTTGAAACAAATAGATCGCTTAGAGAAGAAAATGTAGCTACAAAATCTAAACTGACTAATCTAGAGGCAAAAATAAACACCTTAGAATCAGAAAAAGATAAACTAGAAAAACTGTGCCGGGAAAAAATGTTGGAGAATTCACAGTTCGCCGAGGAATGTaaaat aCATCGGAAGAGGCTAGAGTCAGTCGAGGAATCACATGCTAAGCAAATAAAAGAACTAAAGCGTGAAGTCAATTCACTGGAGAATAAATTGTCCATGGAAAAGGCTGCCACAGATGccgagaaaaggaaaaaccaTCCAATTTTGGAACAACAGCAACAAGGGCTCCCTGATGATGAACCAAGGCTCAGTCCAACATCCAGCATTGGAAGAGATTCTATTGGTAGTTTAAGCAGCGTCTGGCCGTCG ttcaATGAGTCAACGTTTGAGAGTGGCTCTGGACGGTTCGGAAATGTTTACGAAAGTGTGCGATCAGGCGCTAATAGCAGCACATccatgtttgaaaatttgcagTCTCAGCTAAAACAAAGAGATG GAGAAGTACAGCAACTTCAATGGGAACTGTCGAGACGAAACATGGAACGTGACGCTCTTAACTCCGAATTGTCAAAATTGACGTTCAAAGTAGAAAACCTGACTAGTAGACTTCACGAAGTTGAATTGTTAAACGAAAGCCTTAACGATACTCGGACCAAATACGATGCTTTGCTGCAAATGTATGGAGAAAAGGTTGAAGAAAATCAAGAGCTTAGGCTAGACTTGGAGGATGTCAAAGAGATGTACAAGACTCAGATTGATCAACTACTTAGAAGAGAAGCACAGTAG